The following is a genomic window from Candidatus Methylomirabilota bacterium.
GATGATCCATCCCGAGCGGGTGCTCCCACGAAGGCGGCCCCAACGCCCGGGCCAGGTTCTGGCGCGCCGGGTCCTCGGCGGTGAAGAGAGGCGCGGCCAGGCAGACGAGGCCGAGGCTCAGCAGCAGGGCGAGGCCGGCCATGGCCGCCCGGTGGCGACGGAAGCGCTGCCAGGCCTCTAGATAAAGGCGCAGCCGTGGCCAGTCGCCGGCCAGCGGCGGCGGTTCAGCCGTAATGGATTCGAGGGTCGATGACGGCATAGAGCAGATCGACGATCAGATTGGTGAGGATGAAGAGCGCCGAGAACACCAGCACGATGCCCTGCACCATGGCGTAGTCGCGGGAGAAGATGGAGTCCACCAGGAGCAGGCCCATCCCCGGCCACCCGAAGACCGACTCGGTCAAGACGGCGCCGCCGAGCAGCGTGCCGAACTGGAGGCCCACCACGGTGATGATGGGGATGAGGGCGTTTTTCAGGGCGTGGCGAACCACCACCGCTGCCTCGGGCAGCCCCTTGGCCCGGGCAGTGCGCACGTAGTCCTGGCCCAGCACCTCCAGCACGCTGGCCCTCGTCATCCGGGCGATCAACGCCACCGAGAACGCGGCCAGCGTCAGCGTCGGCAGCACGATGCTGCCGGAGTCCTCCGACCCGGCGGCCGGCAACCAGTTGAGTTGCACCGCGAACACGATGATGAGCATGAGCCCGAGCCAGTACACCGGCATAGAGACACCGAACAACGTGGAGACCGAGAGCAGGTAGTCGAAGCGCGAGTACGGCCGCGTGGCGGCCAGGGTGCCGGCGGCGATGCCCAGCAGCGCGGCCAGAGCGGCGCTGGTCAGCGCGAGCTTCAGCGTGGCGGCCAGACGGGGCTGCAGCTCCACCAGCACAGGCTGCGACGTGCGTGCCGAGGTGCCGAGGTCTCCCTGCAGCAGGCGGGTGAAGAAGATGCCGTACTGGACGTGTAGCGGCTGCTCCAGCCCGAGCTCGACCCGAATACGCTGGACGTCCTCCTCGCTGGCCAGGAGGCCGGCGATGACACGGGCGGGATCCCCCGGCAGCACCCGCACCATCAGAAAGACGATGATGGAGACACCGAGCAGGGTGACGACCGAAGCCACGAGCCGCTGGGCGAGGTACCGCCGCGCGAACCTCATCGTCCCGGTGCGCCCTCCGAGCCTGAGGACTACCGCGGCCGCGCGTACACGGCGTAGAACTTCTCGTTCGGGATCGAGCTGATGTCTCGGATCTTCGCCGAGTGCACGATGGGATAGCGCTGCACGTAAAGGAAGATCCAGGGCGCCTCGCTCCACACCTTTCTGGAGATCTGGCAGTACAGCTCCTTGCGCTTGTCGGGCTTGGCCTCACTGTCGGCCGCCACGATCATCTCGTCGACTTTGGGATCCCTGTAGAAGCTCGTGGCGAGGCCGCCCGGTGGATGGTAGCTCGTCAGGAATTGAAGCATCTGCTGGGAGGAGTCCAGGAACGCGGGAGCCCACCCGAGGAGATGGAGCTCGGTGGTGTTCCCTTTGTCGAGCGGCGTCGTGATGGTCCTGATGTACGAGGGCCAATCCATCGTCTGCAGTGAAGCCTCCAGCCCGACCTCGCGGAGGAACCCGGCGATCGCCTGGGACACCTCTTTGTCCTGGGTGTAGCGGCCGGTGGGGTGGAGGAAGGACACCCTGGTGCCGGGCTTCACGCTGGCCTCGGCCAGCAGCTGCTTGGCCTTGGCCGGGTTGAACTCGTACGCCCCTTGCTTGCAGTACCCGAACAGGCTGGGAGCGGTGGGCGCGTCCATCGGGTCGGCGGCCCCGAACAGCACGTTCTTGATGATGGCTTGCTTGTCCACGGCGTAATTCAAGGCCTGCCGAACTCGGGGATCGGTGAATGGCGCTTTTTGCGTGTTGAAGGCCACGAAGATGGTCCGGTCGCTGGGAGCCAGCAGGACTTTCACCGCGGAATTACGATTGAGGGCCGGTAGGTCGGCCACCGGTGGCAGCACGATCAGGTCCACCTGCCCCGCGAGCAGCAGGCTCTCCCGGGTCGCGGCCTCGGGAACGATCCGGAACACGACCGTGTCGTAGAAGGGTTTCTTGCCCCAGTATTTGTCGTACTTCGTCACCGTGAGGCTCTCGCCCTTGCGGCGCTCCTTGAAGACGTAGGGGCCGGTCCCCACCGGATGCACGATGTTCTTGTACTCGTTGCCGTGCTTGACGGCCGAGGCCGGCGAGACGATGCCGGACGTGGTCCAGGACAACGCGAGGATCAACGGGGCCGAGGGCCGCTTCAGCGTGATCTTCACGGTGGAAGCATCCAGGATGTCGGTCTTCTCGATGGGATACGGCGCCCGGATCGGCACGCGGACGCTGCTGTCGGCCAGACGGTCGAAATTCCACTTGACGGCCTTGGCGTCGAACGCCGTCCCGTCGTGGAAGGTCACACCCTTGCGGAGCTTCAGGGTGTACTGCTTGCCGTCCGACGACATCGACCAGCTCTCGGCCAGCCCGGGCCGGATCTTGCCCTCCTGGTCTATGAAGGTCAGCGTCTCGACTACATAGTCGACCATGTTGGCCACCGTGGTCGTGGTCATCTGCACGGGGTCGAGGGTGTCGGGGTCGACGCCGACCGCGCCGCGGAACGTGGTGGCCGCGCCGGCCGCACCCCCGGCGGCGCCCAGCATGGTGAGGATCCCGACCGTTGCCACGAACATTCGCAGGCTTCGAAGGCGTGGAGCGCCCATGTGGTCCTCCCTTCACGCGCCGGTCCGTGTACGAAACGATCGTCCCCGGCGCGGTGTTTGTCAACGCCGGCCGGGTCCACCAACTCGCTCGAGACGCGAGGGCATGCGGACCGCTTGGCTGCGGTTATCTGATCAGTTGCGACGCTGCGCCGGGGCGGGCATGCTGGTCGGGACGACATTCGCCGAGGAGGGTTCCCCTATGACGCGACTCCTCCCCGCATCGTGGGCCCCGTATCTGCAGAGCGTGCTCCGTATCGTGGCCGCCTTCCTGTTCCTCACCCACGGGACGCAGAAGCTCTTCGGCGTCCCCGCCGCCGAGCCGCAACAGCCGGTGGAACTGCTGTCGCTGATGGGCCTGGCCGGCATCCTGGAGACGGTCGGTGGCCTGCTCCTGTTGCTCGGGCTCTTTACGGGGCCCGTGGCCCTGGTGCTCGCGGTCGAGATGGCGGGCGCCTACCTGATGGCTCACGCCCCCCGCGGCGCGTGGCCGCTTCTCAACGGGGGCGAGGTTCCGATCCTCTATGGGATCACGTGGCTCTACCTGTCGGCGGCCGGCGCCGGGCCGTGGAGCCTCGATGCGCTCCGCCGAGACCGCCCGGCCGACCGCCGGATCGAAGGCCGGCTCGCCGCGTAGGTGGAGGCCGAGCGCCCGGGCTAGGGCCGCGCCTCCAGGACCAGGTTGAACGGCGTCTCCGTCGCCCGGCGGAAGCTACGGCAACGTGCGGGTCCTCACGCGAGGCGAGCGCGTGTCGCCAGGGGCACTTCCCGATCGCTCGCTCGACGTGGCCGAGCTCATCGGCTAAGGCTCTCGCGTCCGTCCTCGCCGCCACGGCGAAGTTGTTCCGCAGATCCGCACAATTGACGAAGCTGCCATCTGGCAGTAGCATCGATGCCATAACTGTAAGGAGGTCCTGAATGGTCTCGACCGGGCGCCTTGTCCAGACGCTGGGCGGCAAGAGGTTGTTGAGGGAGCGCCCGGCAACGTACGCGGCGGTCATCGCCAGGGCCCGGGCGGGATTGCCGTACGCCACCCTCGAGGCCCTCGCGACTCGCTTCGCGATTCCCCAGGATGTCCTCGTCCACGTCCTGCATTTGCCGCCCCGCACGCTGGCCCGGCGGAAGAAGTCGGGCCGGCTGAGCCCCGATGAGTCCGACCGGCTCCTGCGCCTGGCGCGGGTCGTGGCGAGGGCGGCGGAGGTGCTCGGCAGCGAGAAGCGGGCCGGCGCCTGGCTGCGTGGACCGGTCCGCGCGCTGGGGAGCGTCCGGCCCCTCGATCTGCTCGACACCGACCTCGGGGCCCAGCAGGTCGAGCAGGTCCTCGGGCGCATCGAGCACGGCGTCTACAGCTGATCCGCGTCTGGCGGATCGCCCGTGCCCGGTACGCGGCCTTCGATGGCGAAGGAGCTCGCCGGCATGGCGGCCGCTGGAGCCGGCCGGGCGTCCCGGTCGTCTACACCTCGGCGAGCCTGGCGCTGGCCGCTCTCGAGATCTTCGTCAATCTCGAGCAACCCGAACCCCCGGGCGACCAGGTCGCGATCGCGGCCGAGATTCCCGAGACGCTGACGATCGCGCGGCTGGCGCCGTCGGAGCTACCGGCGAACTGGAGGAGCCATCCCGCACCGGAGGCACTCGCGGAGCTGGGAACGCATTGGGCCCATGAGGCCAAGACTCCGGTACTCGCCGTGCCCTCGGCCGTCATCCCCCAGGAGCTCAACTACCTGCTGAATCCTCGGCACGCCCACTTCAAACGCATCCGGGTCAGCGACCCGGTACCGTTCCGCTTCGATCCGCGCCTGCGACGCCGCTGACGTCAGCTCCGGCCCCGTGACCCGACCCCATGGAGTCTTCTACCGCTCGGCAGATAGTCGAACGCGCTGGCTCGAGATCGACATCTCCACGGTCCCTGGGGGTGGGGGTCGTCCGGCCCGCTCGGTGGCCCGGCCGTTCAGCCGACCGGCGTGGACCTCGCGGACGCAGCGAATCAGCACCTGCGGCCTGGAGGGAGGTCTTACACCATCAGCAGGCCCCGGCGCAGGCCGGTGGTGACCGCCTCGGTACGGCTCCGCGCGTGCAGCTTGTCGAGGATGGCCGCGATGTGGAACTTCACGGTGTGGGTCGAGATCTCGAGGCCCCGGGCGATCGCCCGGTTGCCCATGCCCTCGGCCATCATCGTGAGTATCTCGAGCTCTCGCGGCGTGAGCGGGTCGGTCCCGGCATCGTGCCCCGCGCCGCGGGCGCGGGGCGTTCTGGCGCCCGCGATTGGCGCCGAGGGATGGAGGACGACCAGGCCTGCGGCCACGGCCTCGATGCCGGCGGCGATCTCCGGCGCGGACGCGTCCCGCGGCAGTATGGCGCGCACGCCGGCGCGCAGCAGACGAACGAAGGCTGCCGGGGCCAACTCATCGGCCAGGAGCACGACGGGCGGCAGGCGGGGGGCTTGCGATAGGGCTCGAAGGACAGTCTCGGCGGGCCGGCCCCCCGGATCCACCAGGAGCACGTCGGCGTCGGCGGAGGCCGCTATGGCGTGGTTTCTGGTGCCGGTTAGGGAATCCAGCCGCAGGCCAGGCCGGGCGGCGACCAGCGCCTCCAGCCGGGCGCGCGCCATCGGCCTCGACGCGAGGACTGCCACGCCGATCATGATCTGGCAGAGCGGATCACGAAGGCCTGGACGAGGCGGCTCGGCACGGCCAGCGCCAGCCCGCCCGCGATCATCGCGTTGATGCCGATCACACGCCCGCACGCGTCGGCCATGGGGCCACCGGAGTTGCCGGGCGCCAGCCGCAGGTCGGCCTGAATCAAGCGGGCGCGGCTCCCCTCCCTCGGCGCTGCATGCACGACTCCCGTCGCCACGGCCCCGGCCAGGCCGAACGGAGAACCGACAGCCAGGACCAGCTCGCCGGGGCGGACACGATCGGAGTCGCCCACCGTGGCCGCCGGAAGATCGGCGGCTGCTACCTTGAGCAGAGCCAGGTCCAGCTGCCAGTCCCACCCGACGAGGGCTGCCGGAAGGCGGCGCCGATCGGCCAGCACGACCTGGGCGTCGTCGAGAGCGCGATGGACGCCCGCCACCACGTGAGCACTGGTGACGACTAGCCCATCGGCTCGCCAGATCACGCCAGCCCCACCGCCTCGCCCCCTGGTGCGCAGCTCCACCGTGATCGCCCGAAGCCGGGCGACCACGACGGCGAGCTCGCCCAGGAGCGTGTGCATCGTCTCGCTGGCCGCCATCCTATCGCCGCCGGGCAGGGCGTTCGCCGAGGGTGATCACGACGTCGAGAGGCGCGCCGGCGCGGAGCAGTGAGGCCCTCACGGCGGTGCCCGGTCGCCGCCCGACGAGGACGGCCTGGACGTCGCCGGGATCGTCGAGCGGCCGGCCTTCGAGGGCCACGAGCACGTCGCCCAGCATCACGCCGGCTCCGGCAGCGGGGCCATCAGCCTCGACGCTCACGACGATCAAGCTCTGCGCGCCCGACCCGGGCGCCAGACGTCTCAACGGCTCCGGGAGGGTGACCGCCTGGAGACCGAGCCCCAGGTAGCCGCGGCTGATCCGCCCGGTGGCGAGCAGCTCGTCCACGATCCGCGCCACCGTCGAGGCCGGCACCGCAAGCTCGAGCTGGCGCGACAAGCCCGAGGTCACCAGGCCGACCACCTTGCCGGAAGCGTCCACCAGGGGCCCGCCGGAGAAGCCCGGGTAGAGCACCAGGTCGACACGCAGGAAACGGTCCACCTCGCCGCCCCGCCACGTGCGCCACGGGCCGCCGACGGCGCTCACCACACCCCAGCTGGCCCGGGGCCCGTGCCCGACGGCGAGGACCAGGTTGCCGACCTTGAGCGCGGCGCTGTCGCCGACCTGCGCTACCGGCCAGTCGGCGTCGCCGACTCGCAGGACGGCGAGGTCGGTGCCGGGGTCGCGCGCGACGAGGCTCGCCCGAGCCGCGCGCCCGTCGGGCCAGGCGACGCGAATCTCCTCCTCGACGCGGACGGTGTGCTCGGCCGTCACCACGATTCCCGGGCGCCAGTGCACGCCGGTCGAAGGCAACCGCGGGCGGGCGTGCACGGCGACGACGGCGCCGGCGGTGCGCTCGACCGCCGCGGCGAGGTCGTTCGAGAGCGAGAGCAGCGTCTGCATCAGGAGCCTCCTCTCGGGAGCGCCGTGGTCGGCGCCAGCCTGTGACGCTCCCGGTGTGAGCCCACGATGCACGAGGCCCGGGCGGCTGGGAATCGCCCGAATGGCTAGGGCCTCGGACGGCGAAGGAACCGCTACGGCCAAATGCCCGTTCTAGTTGGCAAAAGGTCCGCCGCGAATCCAATCGGCAGGCGACCGCGTCACAAGCAGTGTTGGGCCAGTGGCAGATGTGTCGGAGGAATCGCCATGAAGACATCCTCGAGCACGGTGAGGCTTCCCTCGCGCGACGATGACAGCATCGCCCCGGTCACCATTCTCGATGCCGAGGGGCGGGTCGTCCGTGTCGTTCCCGCGACCGAGTTCCGTCGGCCTGGGCAGGCCGCGCGGGGGCACTGGCACGAACGACGCCGCCGGCCGCCCAGATCGAAGGCCGGAGGTACCGGGCCCGAGGACTGACGGCAGGATCGATGCGATCTCTAGTTGTCTCTGTGGCCCTGACCGGAATCCTCGCCTTGTGGAGTTGCGTTCCGAAGGCCAACGCCTTCGATCCGCACCAGGCGTTTGCCAAGGGCGCATGGGCGCTCTCGGTCGAAGGGGGCTACGGCGAGCAGGTGAATTTGGGGGATGCCACGATCACCGAGCTGGACTTCTTCAATGCCGGCCTCCGTCTCGGGTTCTTCCCGTGGGGTATTGGCGGCCCCGGCCCCCTGGCGGGGGCGCTGGAGATTGGGGTCGAGCCCCTCTATCAGCGCTTCTTCGATCCGGTCGATGCCTACTTCGCCGGACTTGCCGCGGTGACGCGCTACCACTTCACCTCGCTCGGCCGCGTTGTTCCATACCTCGAGATCGCGGGCTCGGCAGGCTACACGGACCTCAGGGTCCGTGAGCAGGACACGAACTTCGTGTTTCTTCTGTTTGGCGGTGTCGGCGCCTCGTATTTCGTCACGGAGCGCACGTCGATCTACGCAGGCTATCGATTTCAACATATCTCGAACGCGGGTATCGACTCTCCGAACCGTGGGATCGACTCGCACACCGGAGTCTTCGGGCTCTCGATGTTCTTTCGCTGACCGTGCCGCGAACAAGGACTGGTAGGTGCGTTGCACGTCGGCACGGCCACGAGCCACCCATCGAACTGCGGCGGCTCGCTGCCGATCGACGGCGACGCGCTGGGTGAGAAAGGTCACGCTTCAGGCGAGGCTGGTCGCCTACCCCAGGGCCCGCAGGGCCGCTACCGTGTCGGCCGGCTCCGGGCGCGTCGTGTAATCTGGATCGACGTCGCGCCAGCGAATGATCCCTTGTCGGTCGATGACGAAGCGCGCCGGCATGGGCAGCGTCCACGAATCGTCGCCGTTGTGCTTCGGCAGGTCGACGGGGAAGGTCTTGTACAACTCGATCAAGTCGTCGGGCAGGCGGAAGACCAGCCCGTAGCGACGAGCCACCTGGTTGCCCCGGTCGCTCAGGATGTCGAAGGTCAGGTGCCGTCGAGCGATGAACTCCCGGCTGTGGTGCGGGAGCTGCGGCGAGATGGCCACCAGGGTGGCGCCGGTGACGGTGATCTCGGGAAGCGCGTTTTGTAGAGCCGCCAGCTCTACATTGCAGTACGGTCACCAGCCGCCGCGGTAGAAGGTCACCACCAGCGGCCCCCGCGCCAGCAACTCTCGCGAGTTGACCTGACGCTCCTCGGCGTTGGGCAGTGTGAATTCCGGCGCCCGCACGCCCACCCGGGGGACGTTCTCGACCGCCCCCGACCGCCGCAGGTTATCGACGGCGCGGTGCATGAGGGCAACGACTTCGGGCGGGCGCTTGGCTTCCGCCCGCGCCTTCAGCGCGGCCAGCTCCTCATTGAGCGACATGGGAGTCCCTCCACTCAGCCTTCGTCCATTCGGTGAGTCGCCACTTGATCTGATCGCGCACCCGGCGGAACACCTCTAAGCGGTCCCCTTCGGAGCCAGCGGCTCGAGATGGATCCTCGAAGCTCCAGTGGAGCCGGGTCGTCGTCCTCGGAAAAACGGGGCACTGTTCATTGGCGCTGTCGCACACCGTGATCACGTAGTCCCATGGCTCGTCCACGAGCGGGTCGAGAGTTTTCGACGTGTGTCCGCTGAGGTCGATGCCGGCCTCGGCCATCGCTCTCATCGCGAGCGGGTGCACGCGTGTCGCCTCGGTGCCCGCGCTCGCCACCTCGAACCGCTCACCGGCCAGGGCACGCAGAAAGCCCTCGGCCATCTGGCTCCGGGCCG
Proteins encoded in this region:
- a CDS encoding ABC transporter permease, translated to MRFARRYLAQRLVASVVTLLGVSIIVFLMVRVLPGDPARVIAGLLASEEDVQRIRVELGLEQPLHVQYGIFFTRLLQGDLGTSARTSQPVLVELQPRLAATLKLALTSAALAALLGIAAGTLAATRPYSRFDYLLSVSTLFGVSMPVYWLGLMLIIVFAVQLNWLPAAGSEDSGSIVLPTLTLAAFSVALIARMTRASVLEVLGQDYVRTARAKGLPEAAVVVRHALKNALIPIITVVGLQFGTLLGGAVLTESVFGWPGMGLLLVDSIFSRDYAMVQGIVLVFSALFILTNLIVDLLYAVIDPRIHYG
- a CDS encoding ABC transporter substrate-binding protein, yielding MFVATVGILTMLGAAGGAAGAATTFRGAVGVDPDTLDPVQMTTTTVANMVDYVVETLTFIDQEGKIRPGLAESWSMSSDGKQYTLKLRKGVTFHDGTAFDAKAVKWNFDRLADSSVRVPIRAPYPIEKTDILDASTVKITLKRPSAPLILALSWTTSGIVSPASAVKHGNEYKNIVHPVGTGPYVFKERRKGESLTVTKYDKYWGKKPFYDTVVFRIVPEAATRESLLLAGQVDLIVLPPVADLPALNRNSAVKVLLAPSDRTIFVAFNTQKAPFTDPRVRQALNYAVDKQAIIKNVLFGAADPMDAPTAPSLFGYCKQGAYEFNPAKAKQLLAEASVKPGTRVSFLHPTGRYTQDKEVSQAIAGFLREVGLEASLQTMDWPSYIRTITTPLDKGNTTELHLLGWAPAFLDSSQQMLQFLTSYHPPGGLATSFYRDPKVDEMIVAADSEAKPDKRKELYCQISRKVWSEAPWIFLYVQRYPIVHSAKIRDISSIPNEKFYAVYARPR
- a CDS encoding DoxX family protein, with product MTRLLPASWAPYLQSVLRIVAAFLFLTHGTQKLFGVPAAEPQQPVELLSLMGLAGILETVGGLLLLLGLFTGPVALVLAVEMAGAYLMAHAPRGAWPLLNGGEVPILYGITWLYLSAAGAGPWSLDALRRDRPADRRIEGRLAA
- a CDS encoding antitoxin Xre/MbcA/ParS toxin-binding domain-containing protein, with protein sequence MVSTGRLVQTLGGKRLLRERPATYAAVIARARAGLPYATLEALATRFAIPQDVLVHVLHLPPRTLARRKKSGRLSPDESDRLLRLARVVARAAEVLGSEKRAGAWLRGPVRALGSVRPLDLLDTDLGAQQVEQVLGRIEHGVYS
- a CDS encoding RES domain-containing protein, whose amino-acid sequence is MARARYAAFDGEGARRHGGRWSRPGVPVVYTSASLALAALEIFVNLEQPEPPGDQVAIAAEIPETLTIARLAPSELPANWRSHPAPEALAELGTHWAHEAKTPVLAVPSAVIPQELNYLLNPRHAHFKRIRVSDPVPFRFDPRLRRR
- a CDS encoding response regulator transcription factor, with the protein product MAVLASRPMARARLEALVAARPGLRLDSLTGTRNHAIAASADADVLLVDPGGRPAETVLRALSQAPRLPPVVLLADELAPAAFVRLLRAGVRAILPRDASAPEIAAGIEAVAAGLVVLHPSAPIAGARTPRARGAGHDAGTDPLTPRELEILTMMAEGMGNRAIARGLEISTHTVKFHIAAILDKLHARSRTEAVTTGLRRGLLMV
- a CDS encoding trypsin-like peptidase domain-containing protein gives rise to the protein MAASETMHTLLGELAVVVARLRAITVELRTRGRGGGAGVIWRADGLVVTSAHVVAGVHRALDDAQVVLADRRRLPAALVGWDWQLDLALLKVAAADLPAATVGDSDRVRPGELVLAVGSPFGLAGAVATGVVHAAPREGSRARLIQADLRLAPGNSGGPMADACGRVIGINAMIAGGLALAVPSRLVQAFVIRSARS
- a CDS encoding S1C family serine protease codes for the protein MQTLLSLSNDLAAAVERTAGAVVAVHARPRLPSTGVHWRPGIVVTAEHTVRVEEEIRVAWPDGRAARASLVARDPGTDLAVLRVGDADWPVAQVGDSAALKVGNLVLAVGHGPRASWGVVSAVGGPWRTWRGGEVDRFLRVDLVLYPGFSGGPLVDASGKVVGLVTSGLSRQLELAVPASTVARIVDELLATGRISRGYLGLGLQAVTLPEPLRRLAPGSGAQSLIVVSVEADGPAAGAGVMLGDVLVALEGRPLDDPGDVQAVLVGRRPGTAVRASLLRAGAPLDVVITLGERPARRR
- a CDS encoding acyloxyacyl hydrolase, which translates into the protein MALTGILALWSCVPKANAFDPHQAFAKGAWALSVEGGYGEQVNLGDATITELDFFNAGLRLGFFPWGIGGPGPLAGALEIGVEPLYQRFFDPVDAYFAGLAAVTRYHFTSLGRVVPYLEIAGSAGYTDLRVREQDTNFVFLLFGGVGASYFVTERTSIYAGYRFQHISNAGIDSPNRGIDSHTGVFGLSMFFR
- a CDS encoding arsenate reductase ArsC, which produces MSKQRVLFLCTHNSARSQMAEGFLRALAGERFEVASAGTEATRVHPLAMRAMAEAGIDLSGHTSKTLDPLVDEPWDYVITVCDSANEQCPVFPRTTTRLHWSFEDPSRAAGSEGDRLEVFRRVRDQIKWRLTEWTKAEWRDSHVAQ